The DNA sequence TTCTACTTGAAGCAGCTAGATCTGGCCGAGCTGGTCGGGAAGCAGAATCGGGGGGATGGCATCGCCCAGACGTTCGGTTTCTGCAGGATGCCTCTCCCTTATTCCGGGATCGTCTTCCAGATTCAGATGGCTTACGGATTCAACAAAGACGGTTCCCCCAACCATGATCGCGGAACAACCATTGATGTAGCGCGTGAAAATGGGGAAGAACTGGAATATGCCCTGAAACAGTCCATCCGGAAAATTCAGCCCGAACCCTGAAGCAGGTGCTGTCAGATCAAGGGACGCAGCAATAAGACAGGCTGAAAGCTTTCGCTTTCAGCCTGTCATCCGTTTTATTTGAAGATCATCCGTTTTATTTCGAAGACCTGTGTTTGATTGATCCACAGATCTTGCCGTCCCTACCTGATTCAGGGATCCTTTGTCTGTCCGGCGGGAGCAGACAGGAACCTGGTCAGGATCTGGCGGAATATGGACTATTCGGCTTACTTATCTTCTTCAGTAATCTCGGCGTCGACTACCTTCTTATTGAGCAGGGACTCAACCCGGGAGGTATCGTAGCTGTCCGTTTTGGAGCCTGGATAGGATCCCTGTTTTTCCACAGCGGGTTCAGCCTGGGTGGTGGGGCCGCCCGTGACGGATTTCAGCAGGCTCTGCTTCAAGGTATCTTCGATCTTGAGGAGTTCCTGTTCGGCAGCCAGACGGCGGGCCTGTCCTTCTTTCTGAATCTTCAGGGTTTCATCAATGGTGGTAATGAGGTCGTCGTTCACTTTCTTCAAGGTTTCCAGTTCCACGATGCCGCGTTCGGATTCCTTGGCCACTTCAATCGTATTGGTTTTCAGCATCTCTGAATTCTTCCGCAGCAGCTCATTGGTCGTTGTTGTGACGCTGCGCTGCATTTCGAGTCCGGCTTTTTGCTTGGACAGGGACAGTGCGATGACAACCTGGGATTTCCACAGGGGGATGGTGTTGAGGATGGCGGTCTGGATCTTGTCGACCAGGGCCTTGTCGTTGTTCTGGATCAGCTTGATCTGGGGGGCGGTCTGAATTGCCAAAGTTTTGGACAGTTTCAGGTCGTGGACTTTCTTTTCAAACCGGTTGACCGTGTTCTCAAAGTCGTTGATCAGCTGGCTGGCCATGGAATCGTTGGATTCCAGCGCTTCCTGACGCAGGCGGGGGAGCGTGACATCCCGCAGATCCTTCAATTTTTCCTCGCCGGCAAAAATGTACAGCTGGAGATCATTGAAATATTCGACGTTCTTCTGATAGAGGTTGTCCAGGACGCCGATATCCTTGAGCAGTCCCATGCGGGCTTTGTCCAGTTCGGATTCGATTTTGTCGATCTGAGTTTCCAGTGTCTGGAAGCGAGCCATGTACTTCTCGGTATTATTGGTCAGTTTGTTCAGGAACGGGATTTTTTTCAGGAAGCTGTCATCTTCGCCGTCGACATCGGCATCCCGGACTTTCGTCATCAGGTCCACCATGATATCGCCGACATAGCCGGCATCCTTGCTCTTGATCTGAGCGAGGATGGTTTCAGAGAACTGAGCAATGTTTTTCTGAGCGCTGACACCATACTGCTCGGTCATCTGAGAATCCATCAGGTCAATGTTGTTCTTGATCTCTTCGATCTTTTCCCGTTCAGCCGGGGTAATGCGCTCGACCTGCTGGGTCAGCTTGGCAATTTCCTGTTCTTTTTCGACTTGGGCAGTTTGGGCCTTGGCACTGCTTTTGGCTAAGCTTTGCAAGGTGATTTCGTCTGGCATGGTTTCTTCCTCCTGAATTGTGGATTTATGGCATGAATTGATATCTCGGTCCGGGGACGGTAAGGCGTCAGGCTGAGTCTGGATTCAGAGTGGATCAGGATCTCGACTGGATCAGGCTTACGGCTGATCCGGCGGATTGGTTTTTTGCAGCAGATCAATGTCCGCTTCGATATCGATCAGTTCATTGCTGGCTAACTGAATATACTGCTTTTTAAAGGCATCCTGCAGGGTGAGGAGCGCACCGGAGGTCTTGACCTCGATGTTGTCCACTTCCTGGGACTGGATTCCGGTGATCTCAAATTCATGATACTTGGACAGAATGTCTCTGGCCGTATCAAGGTAATATCCGAAGAAGCGGCGTGCCTTTGTGATCTTATGGGGGTTTCGCTTCAGGTATTCCATGATCTTCTCGCCAAGTCGGTACAGTTCCATGGCGTTGTCGGCCACCGGTTTGGACTTGACGTGCTTTGCAACAAACAGGACCTGGTCCATATCGGTCTGACCCTGTTTCATTAAGGCGTTCAGCTCAGCTTCCATTTTTCCGTCGATCGCGTCCAGAGTGGGGTACTGGTTCCGGCGGGCGCGGGCTGAGATCAGAGTAACCAGGAGCGTGACAGAGGTCAAAAGCAGCGTACTGGCGAGATCAATCCGCAGGATGAACAAGGTGAGGACAAAAACGAGCAGCGGGGGCACGAGCACCCCGAACAGGGTTTTCATTTGACGGTTCATGGGTTCCTTCCTTTTCGATGATTTGTGCGGTCAGCTGATGCAATAGGGAATCTGACTGAGAAGAGACAGCCGGCTGCTTCGGATGGTCTCTCAGGGAGAGCTCCGGGCTGCGGCATATTATGAAATAAATTTTAGCACACAATGATGAACAAAGATTGAAAGCAGGATTAAAACACGGTGGAATGGAGAAAGGGGAGGGTCCACCGCAGAGCTGAAAAATCGTGTGATGCAGGGGTGGTGGTTCGGTTGCGGATGTGTTGTGACTGGTTGCCCCAAAAAGGATTAAAAATCGATTAAATAGAACGCACGTTCCGAAGAAGTGATATAATATATTTAGCGACAAAATTAAGGTAGACATGATACAGTCTGACACATGGAGAAATTCATGTGAACTTTTCGTGAGGTGAAACAATGGATTACGAAAAATATACCAAGAATACCATCGGTGTTTTGAATAACGCGCTGAACAGCTGCGTTGAAAACGGCAATTCGCAGATTGAAGATATTCATCTGCTCTGGGGGCTGGTCAAGGATGAGGACAGCCTGATCAATAACATTTTCCGGAAAATGGGAATTTCGACGCCCAATTTCCAGCGGGACGTCAAAGCCATGATTGACCGCAAGCCCAAAGTGTCAGGCCAAAGTCAGCCAGGGATCTCCCAGGGATCGAACAAGATCATGCTGGAAGCGGAAAACCACGCCAAAAAAATGGGGGATCAGTACGTCAGCGTGGAGCATATCCTGATGGCGCTGTTCTCCACGTATGCACAGGACGTCAAGTCGGTGTTTGCCAAGTATGACCTGGCGCTGGACAAGTTCATGATGCAGCTCAAGGAAGTCCGGGGCAGCCAGCGGGTGACGACGGACGACCCGGAATCAACCTATGAAGCGCTTCAGCGCTTTTCCACCGATCTGACGGAGCTGGCCCGGCAGAACAAACTGGATCCGGTCATTGGCCGCGATGAGGAAATCCGGCACGCCATCCGGATTCTATCCCGCAAGACTAAGAATAACCCGGTCCTCATCGGTGAGCCTGGCGTCGGCAAAACCGCAGTGGTGGAAGGCATGGCTCAACGAATCATCAAAGGCGATGTTCCGGAAAATCTGAAAGAAGTCCGCATTTTTTCGCTGAACATCGGCAGTCTGCTCGCCGGTTCCAAATACCGGGGTGAATTTGAAGAACGGCTCAAGGCGATTCTGGATGAAATTCGGCAGGCTCAGGGCTCCATTATCCTGTTTATCGATGAAATCCACAACATCGTAGGTGCCGGCAAGACCGAGGGCTCCATGGATGCGGGCAATATGCTCAAGCCCATGCTGGCTCGGGGCGAGCTGCGCTGCATTGGCGCTACGACCCTGGATGAATACCGGGAATACATTGAGAAGGATTCCGCGCTGGAGCGGCGCTTCCAGCCGGTCATGATCGATGAGCCCACCGTGGAGGAGACGATTGCCATTCTGCGCGGACTGAAGGAACGGTATGAGATCTTTCATGGAGTGACCATCATGGACACGGCTCTGATTGAGGCCGCGGTCCTGTCCAGCCGCTACATCAGCGACCGGTTTCTGCCCGACAAAGCCATCGATCTGGTGGACGAGGCCTGCGCGCTGATCAAGACTGAGCTGAACTCGATGCCGACGGAACTGGATGCCATCCGGCGCGATATCATGGTCCTGGAAATTGAGGAAGCCTCCGTGCGCAAGGAAACCGATGAAGGTTCCCAGCGCCGGCTGAAGGAACTGCAGAAGGAGATCTCTGACCAGAAGGAGGAGTTCAAACGGCTGAAGGCGAAGTGGGAAGAAGAAAAGTCCTCCATCGACCGGGTCAATGACCTGAAGGAAGAGATTGAGCAGATAAACTTCCAGATCGCAGAGGCGGAACGCGCCTACGATCTGAACAAAGCAGCGGAGCTCAAGTACGGCCGGCTGCCCCAGGCCATACAGAAGCTGGAGCAGGCTCAGCAGGAGACTAGTTCCAAGGAAGCCGCCACGCTGCTTCGGGAGAAAGTGACCCCGGAGGAAATCGCGAAAATTGTATCCCGCTGGACCGGCATCCCGGTTTCCCGGATGCTGGAAGGCGAACGGCAAAAACTTCTGCAGCTGGAGGAAATCCTGCATCAGCGGGTCATCGGCCAGGATGAAGCGGTGGCCAAGGTTACCGAAGCAATCCTGCGGTCCCGGGCCGGGATCAAAGATCCCAAACGACCGATTGGTTCATTCCTGTTCCTGGGTCCGACGGGCGTCGGAAAGACGGAGCTGGCCAAAACACTGGCCGAAGTGCTGTTTGATTCCGAGACCAATATGGTTCGGATCGACATGTCCGAGTATATGGAGAAGCACACCGTGGCCCGGCTCATCGGGGCCCCTCCCGGATACATCGGCTACGAAGAAGGCGGTCAGCTCACGGAAGCCGTCCGGCGCAAACCCTATTCCGTGATCCTGTTTGACGAAATCGAGAAAGCGCACCGCGATGTCTTCAATATTCTGCTGCAGGTGCTGGACGATGGGCGCATTACCGACTCCCAGGGTCGAACCGTTGATTTCAAGAACACGATCATCATTCTGACCTCCAACATCGGGTCCCAATACCTTATTGAGGGAATGGACGCCATCGGCAATCTGAGACCGGAGGCTACCCAGCAGGTCATGGCAGAACTGCGCGCTTCCTTCCGGCCGGAATTCCTCAACCGGCTGGATGAAATCGTCATGTACAAGCCGCTGACCATGCCGGAGATCAGCCGGATCATGGACCTGATGCTCGCCGAGATCGGCCGGCGCCTGGAGGACAAGAACATCACGCTGAAGCTCTCGCCCCAGGCCAGAGACCTCATCGTGAAGGAGGGGTATAATCCGGTATACGGAGCCCGGCCTCTGCGCCGCTACCTGCAGGGAAGCGTAGAAACCCTCCTCGCCCGGGCCATTATCTCGGGAGAAGTGGATCAGAACAAGGATATTCTCTTCACGGTGAAAGACGGGACCCTGACCATGGAGGTCCAGGAACGGACCCCCATTCAGTAGTCCGCAGAAATCGGTTCCGACTTTAAAAATGACAACAAGCCTATTCCCCCAACCGGCTCTGAACCAATCAGGGCCGGTTTTCCATATC is a window from the Clostridiaceae bacterium HFYG-1003 genome containing:
- a CDS encoding toxic anion resistance protein; protein product: MPDEITLQSLAKSSAKAQTAQVEKEQEIAKLTQQVERITPAEREKIEEIKNNIDLMDSQMTEQYGVSAQKNIAQFSETILAQIKSKDAGYVGDIMVDLMTKVRDADVDGEDDSFLKKIPFLNKLTNNTEKYMARFQTLETQIDKIESELDKARMGLLKDIGVLDNLYQKNVEYFNDLQLYIFAGEEKLKDLRDVTLPRLRQEALESNDSMASQLINDFENTVNRFEKKVHDLKLSKTLAIQTAPQIKLIQNNDKALVDKIQTAILNTIPLWKSQVVIALSLSKQKAGLEMQRSVTTTTNELLRKNSEMLKTNTIEVAKESERGIVELETLKKVNDDLITTIDETLKIQKEGQARRLAAEQELLKIEDTLKQSLLKSVTGGPTTQAEPAVEKQGSYPGSKTDSYDTSRVESLLNKKVVDAEITEEDK
- a CDS encoding 5-bromo-4-chloroindolyl phosphate hydrolysis family protein: MNRQMKTLFGVLVPPLLVFVLTLFILRIDLASTLLLTSVTLLVTLISARARRNQYPTLDAIDGKMEAELNALMKQGQTDMDQVLFVAKHVKSKPVADNAMELYRLGEKIMEYLKRNPHKITKARRFFGYYLDTARDILSKYHEFEITGIQSQEVDNIEVKTSGALLTLQDAFKKQYIQLASNELIDIEADIDLLQKTNPPDQP
- the clpB gene encoding ATP-dependent chaperone ClpB, producing MDYEKYTKNTIGVLNNALNSCVENGNSQIEDIHLLWGLVKDEDSLINNIFRKMGISTPNFQRDVKAMIDRKPKVSGQSQPGISQGSNKIMLEAENHAKKMGDQYVSVEHILMALFSTYAQDVKSVFAKYDLALDKFMMQLKEVRGSQRVTTDDPESTYEALQRFSTDLTELARQNKLDPVIGRDEEIRHAIRILSRKTKNNPVLIGEPGVGKTAVVEGMAQRIIKGDVPENLKEVRIFSLNIGSLLAGSKYRGEFEERLKAILDEIRQAQGSIILFIDEIHNIVGAGKTEGSMDAGNMLKPMLARGELRCIGATTLDEYREYIEKDSALERRFQPVMIDEPTVEETIAILRGLKERYEIFHGVTIMDTALIEAAVLSSRYISDRFLPDKAIDLVDEACALIKTELNSMPTELDAIRRDIMVLEIEEASVRKETDEGSQRRLKELQKEISDQKEEFKRLKAKWEEEKSSIDRVNDLKEEIEQINFQIAEAERAYDLNKAAELKYGRLPQAIQKLEQAQQETSSKEAATLLREKVTPEEIAKIVSRWTGIPVSRMLEGERQKLLQLEEILHQRVIGQDEAVAKVTEAILRSRAGIKDPKRPIGSFLFLGPTGVGKTELAKTLAEVLFDSETNMVRIDMSEYMEKHTVARLIGAPPGYIGYEEGGQLTEAVRRKPYSVILFDEIEKAHRDVFNILLQVLDDGRITDSQGRTVDFKNTIIILTSNIGSQYLIEGMDAIGNLRPEATQQVMAELRASFRPEFLNRLDEIVMYKPLTMPEISRIMDLMLAEIGRRLEDKNITLKLSPQARDLIVKEGYNPVYGARPLRRYLQGSVETLLARAIISGEVDQNKDILFTVKDGTLTMEVQERTPIQ